CATGGAAGAAGGTGTATTTTACATAGTAGGCTCAGGAACATCTACTAGACCTATTATGGAGAGACTGGGATTACCTAATACACTTTTAGGAATAGATATAGTAAAAAATAAAGCATTGGTTGCATCTGATGTAAATGAAAAAGAAATTCTAGAAATTATTGAAGACAATAGGGCAAAGATAATAGTTACTGTTATTGGCGGACAGGGCTATATATTCGGCAGAGGAAACCAGCAAATTAGTGCGGAGGTAATAAAAAAAGTAGGCAAAGATAATATACAAATTATTGCAACCAAAAATAAACTTCTCTCTTTAAAAGGGCGACCTCTATTAGTAGATACAGGAAACGAAGAGGTAAATAGTATGTTTAAAGGATATATGAAGGTACTAATTTCGTCTTATATGGAGACTGTAGAAAGAGTAGAAGGTCTATAATAAACAGGGCTAAATAATTTAATATTAAAGCTATTGTACTCCTTTCAAGCAAGGGAAGAACTCTCATTTGAAAGGAGTATAATATTTTAGTAAAAAGATAGAGCTCTTCAATTACTTTTTAGATTTTATTTTCTAAAATATATTTGCAAATATGATTATTATATGCTATTATGAATACGTTATCCAATACAATACATAACGAACAGAGGTGTAATATAAAATGATAAAAAACAAACATTTTAAAGTAGTCTTAGCATTAATGCTAGTATTGATAATGTCTTTTTCTATAGTAGCATGTGGGAAAACACCAGTAGAACAAATACCAGCAGAATCTCAACCTGAGGAAGCTAGGGAGATAGTTGTAACAGATCATTTAGGAAGAGAAGTAAAATTTGATAAACCAGTTGAAAAAATAGTAAGTGGATATTACATAACATCTTCTATGCTTATAGCCTTAGGATTAGAGGATAAAGTGGTTGGAATAGAAGCTAAAGCAAATGCTAGACCTATTTATGGATTAGCAGCACCACAGTTTCTGGAATTACCTAATGTAGGTACTATGAAGGAATTTGATTTAGAGGGAGCTGCCGCATTAAAGCCAGATTTAATTATATTATCAGTGCGTTTAAAGGATGCAGTGGAAAGCTTAGAAAAATTAGGCTTAAAAGTAATAGCTGTAAATCCTGAAAGCATGGAAGAATTAAAGGAAGCTTTAGATATGGTTGGTAAAGCTACAGGCACAGAGGATAGAGCTGAAGCGCTAAAGAAATATTATGATGATAAAGTTCTAGAGCTAAGCAAATTAGTCGAAGGTAAAGAAAGGAAAAATGTATATCTTGGTGGTAATAGCAACCTTCTTTCAACTGCAACTAAAAAAATGTACCAAAATTCACTAATAGAAGTAGCTGGTGGTAATAACGTAGCAGGAGATATTGATGATACTTATTGGGCAGAAATTTCTTATGAACAGCTTATAGCTTATAACCCAGATGTAATCGTTGGAATACCAGGAGCATCTTATGCTAAGGAAGATGTTGTCAATGATGAAAAGCTACAAAGCATAAAAGCTGTAGAAAATGGGCAAGTATATTTTATGCCAAATGCTTTTGAAATGTGGGATTCTCCTATACCTTCAGGAATTATTGGAGCTATGTGGATGACTAGTGTGTTAAACGAAGATGTTTATCCTTTTGAAAAATTCAAGCAAGAGGCCTTTGATTTCTATAAAGAATTCTACAACGTAGAAATTAATATGGATGATATAACAAAATAATGAACGTATCAAAAACTAACACAAAAAAATTTTATAATAATGACTACTTGCAATACCTAGTAGCCTCCATTCTATTGGGGGCTGCTTTTATCATATCTATTGGAGTAGGAAGATATCCAATTTCAGTAAGGGAAATCATAGATATAATAACTGGTGCAGAAGTTGATTCTATGACAAAAACTATATTCTTTACCCTACGCCTTCCTAGAACTATAATGGTATTTATTGCTGGAATAGGGTTAAGTATAGCGGGTAGTGTTTACCAAACAATATTTAAAAACCCTTTAGCAACTCCTGATATAATAGGGGTATCTTCTGGTGCAAATTTAGGAGCAGCTATTTCTATTTCTTTTTTTGCTGGAGGAACCTTATCAATAGCAGTATTTGCATTTTTAGGAGGCATTAGTGCTGTATTTATTGCACTAGCCCTAACAAGAGTTTCTAAAGACAAGGGTATCACTACCTTTGTTTTAGCTGGGATTGTAATAGGTTCTATGGCTCAAGGCATGATTATGCTCTTAAAGTTTTTTGCTGATCCAGAGAGACAATTAGCTGCAATAGACTTTTGGTCCATGGGCAGCTTTGCTGGTATAACCAGCCATAAGCTAATATCCATACTTCCTTTTTTTATTATAGGAATCATGGGGCTTATACTTATGAGATGGCAGATAAATGTACTGTCTTTAAGTGACGAAGAGGGCAAAAGCTTAGGAGTAAGAGTAGGACTTGTAAGGGTAATTGTTGTTATATCAGCTACACTAGTGGTGGCTAGTATAGTTTGTGTTACTGGACTTATTACTTTTATTGGACTTATAGGTCCCCATATAGGAAGAATGCTGACAAGGAGAAATGATTTTAAAACTACAGTTTTAAGTGGCATTATAGGTGCTACAATTTTGCTTATAGCTGATTGTTTAGCAAGGAGCTTAGCTAGCAGTGAGCTACCAATTAGCATACTCACTACATTTATTGGAGCTCCATTTTTAGCCTATTTAATGGGCCGTTTAAAATAGGAGGAAATATGGATATATTACAAGTTGAGAATATAAAAGCGGGCTATGGTAATAGTGTAATAATAAATGATATAAACTTTTCCATGAGAGAAGGAGAATTAACAGCTCTTTTAGGGCTAAATGGAGCAGGCAAGACCACATTATTAAAAGTTATTAGTGGTCTGTTAAAGCCAATAGATGGGAAATGTATTGTTAATGGAAGAGATATATACGAACTACAGGAAAAAGAAAGAGCAAAACATATTAGCTATATGCCTCAAAGAAATAGTATTATATACGATACCCAAGTAATAGATGTGGTTTTAATGGGCATAACTCCATACTTGGGAGTATTTGATTCTCCTACAAAAGCCCATAGAGCACTAGCCTATGAAATGCTAAAGCTAGTTGGAATGGAATATTATTTAAATGAAAATTTCTTACATTTAAGTGAAGGCCAAAAACAATTGATAATCATATCTAGAAGTTTAATGCAAAATGCAGAGATAATGTTGTTTGATGAACCGGATAGTGCTTTAGATTTTAAAAATAAGCATATGGTTCTTAGCAAAATCAAAGAAGTAGTAACAAAAGAAAAGCGAGGAGGAATAATTACCTTGCATGACCCTAATTTTGCACTTAGCTATTGTGATAGGATTATTATTTTGGAGCAAGGAAAGCTTTTTACCCAATTTAAAACAAAAGGAGTAGATAAGGACTTTCTTTGTGAAGTATTTATGAATATATATGGAAATATTGATGTAATTAAGCACAAGAATAAATATATAATTGTGAGACTATAAACTATAAATCTATATGGAATCCTCAATATAGATTAGTATCCTAATAAAGCTAACTAGATTTTTATATAAATCTCTGTTAGCTTTTTTGTGGTTAGAAAACCCAAAATAGCACAACTATTTTAGAGGTTTGGAATAATATAATGAAAGCAATAAACATTTTTCTTGAGTATTTATTACAATTTTATATTGACATGAAAAGAAGTATGACATACTATATAAAATATAGTATAACATTAATGAAGGGGGCATAGGCTTGGAAGGATTGCAGATGTATATTGTATCTGATTCATTAGGAGAAACAGGAGCATTAGTTGCCAGAGCAGCAATATCGCAATTTAAGGCGGAAAATTATGAGATAAAAAGATACCCATATATTCATGAGAAGGAAAGATTAAAAGAGATACTTGATGAAGCTTCTAGTCAAGAAAATTCAATACTTATCTACACCTTGGTAGATAAGGAATTAGCTGAATATATTAAAGAATATTCTATGCAAACAGGTCTTTTAGCTTATGATTTAATAAGCCCAATTATAGATGCTTTAAGTATGAAATTAAACAACGAACCTTCACGAGAACCAGGGATTATTAGAAGGCTAGATGAGGCATACTTTAAAAGAGTAGCTGCTATTGAATTTGCTGTAAAATATGATGATGGTAAAGATCCAAGAGGTCTTGCAAATGCAGATCTTGTATTGATAGGAATATCTAGAACATCAAAAACACCCTTGTCAATGTATTTAGCAAATAAAAATATAAAGGTAGCAAATATTCCATTAGTTATAGAAGTAGAGCCTCCAAAAGAAATATACCAAATACCAGCAAAAAAAATAATAGGGCTTACAAATTCTCCTGAAAAGCTAAATGAAATTAGAGAAGAGAGACTGAAAGCATTAGGTTTACCTAGTGGTTCAAATTATGCAAGCCTTGAAAGGATACTCCAAGAGCTAGATTATGCAGAGCGAATTATGAAAAAAATAGGATGTCCAGTTATAAATGTGGCTAATAAGGCTATTGAAGAAACTGCAGAAATAGTTTTATCACTATTAAAGAAGAATGGAATAATATTCAAACAATAAATGTGAAATATTAGGAGGGAAATACGGATGAACAATAAATATGTATATAGTTTTAATGAAGGTACAAAAGAAATGAAGGGCTTATTAGGAGGTAAGGGTGCAAATTTAGCTGAGATGACAAATATAGGTCTGCCAGTACCTCCAGGATTTACAATTACAACTGCTGCATGCACTCGTTTTTATGATGAGGGAAAAAACCTTTGGGAAGATTTGCTTTCAGAGGTACATGAGCATTTAAAAGAGCTAGAAGAAAATCTTGGTAAACGCTTTTCAGATGAAAATAACCCTCTTTTGGTATCAGTTCGATCGGGTTCTGTATTTTCCATGCCAGGCATGATGGATACAATACTTAATCTTGGACTAAATGATATATCCGTAAAGGGCTTAGCAAAGTCTACTGGAAACGAAAGATTTGCTTATGACAGCTATAGAAGATTTATTCAAATGTTTTCGGATGTGGCAATGGAAATCCCAAAGGTAAGGTTTGAATCTTTACTTGAAGCAATGAAAGAAGAAAAAGGAGTAGAACTAGATACTGAACTAGATGCTGATGATTTAAAGCTGTTAGTAGAGAAATATAAATCTGTATATTTTGAAGAGAAAAATGAAGAATTTCCACAAGAGCCAATGAAGCAATTAGAACTTGCTATAAAATCTGTATTTCTATCCTGGAATAATCCTAGAGCTATTGTTTATAGAAAACTAAACAATATACCACATGACCTTGGAACAGCAGTAAATATTCAATCAATGGTGTTTGGAAACATGGGTGAGACATCAGGAACGGGAGTTGCATTTACTAGAAATCCTGCTACAGGAGAAAATCATTTATTTGGTGAATACTTAATAAATGCACAAGGTGAGGATGTTGTTGCAGGAATTAGAACTCCTAATGAAATATCTGAATTAAAGAATACTATGCCAAAGGTTTATGAAGAGTTTGTTAAAATTACCCATATACTAGAGAAGCATTACAAGGATATGCAGGATATTGAATTCACTATTGAAAACGGGAAGCTATATATGCTCCAGACTAGGAATGGTAAAAGAACTGCACAAGCAGCAATAAAAATAGCTGTTGACCTTGTGAATGAAAATGTCATTACTAAAGAAGAGGCTATACTTAGGGTAGAACCAAATCAGCTTAATCAGCTGCTTCACCCAACTTTTGAGGCGAAAAGCTTGAAATCAACACAGGTTTTAGCTAAAGGACTTGCAGCATCTCCAGGTGCGGCTTCTGGAAAGATATATTTTAATGCTGAAGACGTTGTTTTAGCTAAAGAGAGAGGAGAAAAAAGCATATTAGTTAGACAGGAAACATCTCCAGAAGATATCGAGGGCATGGTTGCAGCAGAGGGTATACTAACATCACGTGGAGGAATGACTTCACATGCGGCAGTTGTTGCGAGAGGCATGGGCAAATGCTGTGTTGCTGGCTGTAGTGAAATAAGAGTAAATGAAGAAAGTAAAACTATTAGAATAAAGGATTTAACATTAAAAGAGGGAGACTATATATCATTAGACGGAAGTACGGGAATAGTATATCTTGGAGAGATAGAGAAGGTTCAACCAACCTTAAGTGGAAGCTTTGGTACATTTATGGGCTGGGTAGATGAAATCAGAACATTGAAGGTTAGAACAAATGCTGATGCTCCGAAGGATGCAGCTCAAGCTCTTAAATTTGGAGCAGAAGGTATTGGCTTGTGTAGAACTGAGCATATGTTCTTTGAAGAAAGTAGAATTTTATCTGTTAGAAAAATGATAGTAGCAAATACTCTTGAGGAGAGAAAAACTGCTTTAGACGAACTATTACCTGTACAAAGAAAAGACTTTTTTGATATATATGAGGTAATGGGTGAGAGACCAGTTACTGTAAGATTGTTAGATCCACCACTTCATGAGTTTTTGCCTAACAAGGACGAAGATATTAAAGAGCTTGCAGATGTATTGAATATAGGCTTTGAAGAGTTAAAGGACAGAGTGGAGGGACTAGCAGAGTTTAACCCAATGCTAGGTCATAGAGGCTGTAGATTAGCAGTGACTTATCCTGAAATCTATAGAATGCAGGTTAGAGCAATCATAGAGGCTGCCATTGATATTAAAGAAAAGGGAAATGAAGGCATATATCCTGAGATTATGATACCATTAATTGGTGATATCGAGGAGCTAAAATATGTAAAGAATGAAAT
This DNA window, taken from Proteiniborus ethanoligenes, encodes the following:
- a CDS encoding pyruvate, water dikinase regulatory protein, whose amino-acid sequence is MEGLQMYIVSDSLGETGALVARAAISQFKAENYEIKRYPYIHEKERLKEILDEASSQENSILIYTLVDKELAEYIKEYSMQTGLLAYDLISPIIDALSMKLNNEPSREPGIIRRLDEAYFKRVAAIEFAVKYDDGKDPRGLANADLVLIGISRTSKTPLSMYLANKNIKVANIPLVIEVEPPKEIYQIPAKKIIGLTNSPEKLNEIREERLKALGLPSGSNYASLERILQELDYAERIMKKIGCPVINVANKAIEETAEIVLSLLKKNGIIFKQ
- a CDS encoding FecCD family ABC transporter permease, whose translation is MNVSKTNTKKFYNNDYLQYLVASILLGAAFIISIGVGRYPISVREIIDIITGAEVDSMTKTIFFTLRLPRTIMVFIAGIGLSIAGSVYQTIFKNPLATPDIIGVSSGANLGAAISISFFAGGTLSIAVFAFLGGISAVFIALALTRVSKDKGITTFVLAGIVIGSMAQGMIMLLKFFADPERQLAAIDFWSMGSFAGITSHKLISILPFFIIGIMGLILMRWQINVLSLSDEEGKSLGVRVGLVRVIVVISATLVVASIVCVTGLITFIGLIGPHIGRMLTRRNDFKTTVLSGIIGATILLIADCLARSLASSELPISILTTFIGAPFLAYLMGRLK
- a CDS encoding ABC transporter ATP-binding protein — protein: MDILQVENIKAGYGNSVIINDINFSMREGELTALLGLNGAGKTTLLKVISGLLKPIDGKCIVNGRDIYELQEKERAKHISYMPQRNSIIYDTQVIDVVLMGITPYLGVFDSPTKAHRALAYEMLKLVGMEYYLNENFLHLSEGQKQLIIISRSLMQNAEIMLFDEPDSALDFKNKHMVLSKIKEVVTKEKRGGIITLHDPNFALSYCDRIIILEQGKLFTQFKTKGVDKDFLCEVFMNIYGNIDVIKHKNKYIIVRL
- the ppdK gene encoding pyruvate, phosphate dikinase, encoding MNNKYVYSFNEGTKEMKGLLGGKGANLAEMTNIGLPVPPGFTITTAACTRFYDEGKNLWEDLLSEVHEHLKELEENLGKRFSDENNPLLVSVRSGSVFSMPGMMDTILNLGLNDISVKGLAKSTGNERFAYDSYRRFIQMFSDVAMEIPKVRFESLLEAMKEEKGVELDTELDADDLKLLVEKYKSVYFEEKNEEFPQEPMKQLELAIKSVFLSWNNPRAIVYRKLNNIPHDLGTAVNIQSMVFGNMGETSGTGVAFTRNPATGENHLFGEYLINAQGEDVVAGIRTPNEISELKNTMPKVYEEFVKITHILEKHYKDMQDIEFTIENGKLYMLQTRNGKRTAQAAIKIAVDLVNENVITKEEAILRVEPNQLNQLLHPTFEAKSLKSTQVLAKGLAASPGAASGKIYFNAEDVVLAKERGEKSILVRQETSPEDIEGMVAAEGILTSRGGMTSHAAVVARGMGKCCVAGCSEIRVNEESKTIRIKDLTLKEGDYISLDGSTGIVYLGEIEKVQPTLSGSFGTFMGWVDEIRTLKVRTNADAPKDAAQALKFGAEGIGLCRTEHMFFEESRILSVRKMIVANTLEERKTALDELLPVQRKDFFDIYEVMGERPVTVRLLDPPLHEFLPNKDEDIKELADVLNIGFEELKDRVEGLAEFNPMLGHRGCRLAVTYPEIYRMQVRAIIEAAIDIKEKGNEGIYPEIMIPLIGDIEELKYVKNEILEEINLVFNERNNKVNYMIGTMIEVPRAAITADEIAKEAEFFSFGTNDLTQMGFGFSRDDSGKFLDDYERKGIFKNSPFEVIDRAGVGKLMKIAVELGKATRPHIKLGICGEHGGEPNSVEFCHEIGLDYVSCSPFRVPIAKLAAAQAALRSAH
- a CDS encoding ABC transporter substrate-binding protein; the protein is MIKNKHFKVVLALMLVLIMSFSIVACGKTPVEQIPAESQPEEAREIVVTDHLGREVKFDKPVEKIVSGYYITSSMLIALGLEDKVVGIEAKANARPIYGLAAPQFLELPNVGTMKEFDLEGAAALKPDLIILSVRLKDAVESLEKLGLKVIAVNPESMEELKEALDMVGKATGTEDRAEALKKYYDDKVLELSKLVEGKERKNVYLGGNSNLLSTATKKMYQNSLIEVAGGNNVAGDIDDTYWAEISYEQLIAYNPDVIVGIPGASYAKEDVVNDEKLQSIKAVENGQVYFMPNAFEMWDSPIPSGIIGAMWMTSVLNEDVYPFEKFKQEAFDFYKEFYNVEINMDDITK